From the genome of Mesorhizobium japonicum MAFF 303099, one region includes:
- a CDS encoding DHA2 family efflux MFS transporter permease subunit, translated as MSMQEPFREVPHRGLITVALMLATVMQALDTTIANVALPTMTGDLGASPDNINWVLTSYIVAAAIMTPVTGWLADRFGRKELFLTAVVGFTIFSMLCGLAWSLETIVLFRLMQGVFGAAIVPLSQTFLLDINPKERHGQAMAIWGAGIMLGPILGPTLGGWLTENFNWRWVFFINLPVGIVAFLGMAAYLPAVARRVRSFDFFGFAMISLGVGALQLMLDRGGEVDWFSSVEIWIELGLAITGFWVFIIHTMTADHPFIDPKIFLDQNFVTGLAFIFVMGVLILASMSLLPPMLSTIFGYPTITIGMVIGPRGIGTMISMLVVGRIMGKIDARILVVIGFLLTAHSLYTMASFTPQMDNWLIISSGVIQGLGMGMVFVPLSTVAFATLDARYRTDATALFSLVRNLGSSIGVSVVTVLLVRNTQINHAELSAFINPFNPNLWAVSPAAAGGDPMALSMVDRMVNLQAMMISYVNDFKILMVMTLAAIPFVFLLRKPKAAPAGGGAPAAHMD; from the coding sequence ATGAGCATGCAAGAACCATTTCGAGAAGTGCCGCATCGCGGCCTGATCACTGTTGCGCTCATGCTGGCGACTGTCATGCAGGCGCTCGACACCACCATCGCCAATGTCGCGCTGCCAACCATGACCGGCGACCTCGGCGCTTCCCCGGACAACATCAACTGGGTGCTGACCTCCTATATCGTCGCCGCCGCCATCATGACGCCGGTCACTGGCTGGCTCGCCGACCGTTTCGGCCGCAAGGAATTGTTCCTGACGGCGGTGGTCGGCTTCACCATCTTCTCCATGCTGTGCGGCCTGGCATGGAGCCTTGAAACCATTGTGCTGTTCCGGCTGATGCAAGGCGTGTTCGGCGCCGCCATCGTGCCGCTGTCGCAGACCTTCCTGCTCGACATCAATCCCAAGGAGCGCCACGGCCAGGCAATGGCCATCTGGGGCGCCGGCATCATGCTGGGACCGATCCTGGGTCCGACGCTGGGCGGCTGGCTGACCGAGAATTTCAACTGGCGCTGGGTGTTCTTCATCAACCTGCCGGTTGGCATCGTCGCCTTTCTTGGCATGGCGGCCTATCTGCCGGCCGTTGCGCGGCGGGTGCGCAGCTTCGATTTCTTCGGCTTTGCCATGATATCGCTCGGCGTCGGGGCGCTGCAGCTGATGCTGGACCGCGGCGGCGAGGTCGACTGGTTTTCCTCGGTCGAGATATGGATCGAACTCGGCTTGGCCATCACCGGCTTCTGGGTGTTCATCATTCACACGATGACCGCGGACCATCCCTTCATTGATCCGAAGATTTTCCTCGACCAGAATTTCGTGACCGGGCTGGCGTTCATCTTCGTCATGGGTGTGCTCATCCTGGCCTCAATGTCGCTGCTGCCGCCAATGCTGTCGACCATCTTCGGCTATCCGACCATCACCATCGGCATGGTCATCGGTCCGCGCGGTATCGGCACGATGATCTCGATGCTCGTCGTCGGGCGCATCATGGGAAAGATCGACGCCAGGATTCTCGTCGTCATCGGTTTTCTGCTGACCGCGCATTCGCTCTACACCATGGCGAGCTTCACCCCGCAGATGGATAACTGGCTGATTATCAGCTCCGGCGTGATCCAGGGCCTGGGCATGGGAATGGTGTTCGTGCCGCTGTCGACGGTTGCCTTCGCCACGCTCGACGCACGCTACCGCACCGACGCAACCGCGCTCTTCAGCCTGGTACGCAATCTTGGCTCATCGATCGGCGTCTCGGTCGTGACGGTGCTTTTGGTGCGCAACACCCAGATCAACCACGCCGAGCTTTCGGCCTTCATCAACCCGTTCAATCCCAATCTCTGGGCGGTCTCGCCGGCGGCAGCGGGCGGCGATCCGATGGCGCTGTCCATGGTCGATCGCATGGTCAATCTTCAGGCCATGATGATCTCCTACGTCAACGACTTCAAAATACTGATGGTAATGACACTGGCCGCCATCCCGTTCGTCTTCCTGCTGCGCAAGCCGAAGGCTGCGCCGGCCGGCGGCGGCGCGCCTGCAGCGCATATGGACTGA
- a CDS encoding CAP domain-containing protein produces MTIAKTANSPIPNPNRRTLLKVAGLAAIAALSACSTVSVPTGEGAGASSSATATLAGLRATAGLGPLAPDAQLEQAALQQAGYMASRERMSHTTGWGKDFASRMKDNGVRGAAAENIAEGRFDQQKLFDIWMHSQGHRRNILDPDFSRFGLAYVRDGRDPDLRYWSLVLGR; encoded by the coding sequence ATGACAATCGCGAAAACTGCAAACTCCCCAATCCCGAATCCGAACAGGCGCACGTTGCTCAAGGTCGCCGGCCTTGCAGCCATTGCCGCGCTTTCCGCCTGCAGCACCGTCTCTGTGCCGACGGGCGAAGGCGCAGGCGCCTCTTCTTCCGCCACGGCCACTCTGGCGGGCTTGCGCGCCACAGCCGGGCTTGGCCCGCTGGCGCCGGACGCCCAGCTCGAACAGGCGGCGCTGCAGCAGGCCGGCTACATGGCGTCGCGGGAGCGCATGAGCCACACCACGGGCTGGGGCAAGGATTTCGCATCGCGCATGAAGGACAATGGCGTGCGGGGCGCCGCGGCCGAGAACATCGCCGAAGGGCGCTTCGACCAGCAAAAACTGTTCGACATCTGGATGCATTCGCAAGGCCACCGGCGCAACATACTCGACCCGGATTTCAGCCGCTTCGGGCTCGCCTATGTCCGCGACGGACGTGACCCCGACCTGCGCTACTGGTCGCTGGTGCTCGGCAGATAG
- a CDS encoding pilus assembly protein TadG-related protein, with translation MFTLRGFWLSKRGNFAMATAIAMLPIMVVVAGAIDLTGTSDDAAQLQNSLDAAGLAIGTKYLPSMAASDVAALGLTFFAANLSLADQQENADSVSAFSATASGDPSAYYISLSSSINRPSFINGAAPWPAHRSATVKMNPGAQACVLALDPHASAAVSLQGSTDVAMSSCVIAANSDASDAVRRGGSAQISAGCVSTVGGTYGLSPPSANLACGAPLEHQYASFDPLADVVPPAYTLCLPVPNGKNYTLSPGTYCDKTLSGNITLNPGVYIFRGVTLKPGGNGSLTGQGVTLFLMEGSHITINANEQVNLSPPTSGPYAGITIFENRGNTSALTLNGGANSVISGFVYAPDAAISFAGNSDMSGQGDCLRLVGLTVQMTGNSSIKTDCAAVFGNREMYASRLITLVK, from the coding sequence ATGTTCACATTGAGAGGCTTCTGGCTTTCGAAGCGCGGCAACTTTGCCATGGCGACAGCCATAGCGATGCTGCCAATAATGGTTGTGGTGGCCGGCGCGATCGATCTGACCGGCACCAGTGACGACGCCGCGCAATTGCAGAACTCGCTGGACGCGGCTGGACTTGCCATCGGCACGAAGTACCTACCCAGCATGGCCGCGAGTGATGTCGCGGCACTTGGGTTGACATTCTTTGCGGCCAATTTGAGCCTCGCCGACCAGCAGGAAAACGCAGACAGCGTCTCGGCTTTTTCGGCAACCGCCAGCGGCGACCCGAGCGCCTATTACATCTCGCTTTCATCCAGCATCAACCGTCCGAGCTTCATCAATGGCGCGGCCCCATGGCCAGCTCACCGCTCGGCCACGGTCAAGATGAATCCCGGTGCGCAGGCCTGCGTTCTGGCGCTCGATCCACATGCGTCGGCCGCAGTAAGCCTGCAGGGCTCGACCGATGTCGCCATGAGCAGTTGCGTCATCGCGGCAAACTCGGATGCGTCCGATGCTGTCAGGAGGGGCGGTTCCGCGCAGATTTCGGCGGGCTGCGTCTCGACCGTCGGCGGCACGTACGGGCTTTCGCCGCCCAGCGCCAATCTCGCCTGCGGAGCCCCGCTCGAACATCAATATGCATCTTTCGATCCTCTGGCGGATGTCGTCCCTCCCGCTTACACATTGTGCCTGCCGGTCCCGAACGGCAAAAACTATACGCTGTCGCCCGGAACCTATTGCGACAAGACGTTGTCGGGAAACATCACGCTCAATCCGGGCGTCTACATCTTCCGTGGCGTCACCCTGAAACCCGGCGGCAACGGCAGCCTGACCGGTCAGGGCGTGACCTTATTCCTCATGGAGGGCTCACATATCACCATAAATGCCAATGAACAGGTGAACCTATCGCCACCCACCAGCGGTCCCTACGCTGGCATCACCATTTTCGAGAACCGCGGCAACACATCGGCCCTGACACTGAATGGCGGTGCAAATTCCGTGATCAGCGGGTTCGTCTATGCGCCGGACGCGGCGATATCCTTTGCCGGCAACTCAGATATGAGCGGTCAGGGCGACTGTCTGAGGCTTGTTGGCTTGACCGTGCAGATGACCGGAAACTCATCCATCAAAACTGACTGCGCGGCCGTATTTGGAAATCGCGAGATGTATGCCAGCCGCCTCATCACGCTTGTGAAATGA
- a CDS encoding DUF2189 domain-containing protein: MAGFHVMADAYGMHVQPAVRRITTADLWDALRLGAEDFWAKPSHYVFLCLIYPIVGLILTQWSSGSNAIQLVYPLMSGFALVGPFAAIGLYEISRRRELGMNTNWRHALDVRRSPALPSIAVIGVMLFALFLLWLYTAQSIYTGLFGDQPPASIGAFVRDVLTTGKGWTLILLGNAAGLVFAVVVLATTVIAFPLLLDRDVGAVSAIETSARAVMANPLQMALWGLLVAVLLVIGSIPLFAGLAVVMPILGHATWHLYRKVIEPAQIRPIRRPM; this comes from the coding sequence ATGGCCGGCTTTCATGTCATGGCGGACGCCTATGGGATGCATGTGCAGCCCGCGGTGCGCCGCATCACCACGGCGGATCTCTGGGACGCGCTCAGACTCGGTGCCGAGGATTTCTGGGCAAAACCGTCCCATTACGTGTTCCTGTGTTTGATCTACCCGATCGTCGGCCTGATCCTTACCCAGTGGAGCTCGGGTTCCAACGCCATTCAGCTCGTCTATCCCTTGATGTCGGGCTTTGCCCTGGTCGGGCCTTTTGCCGCGATCGGGCTCTACGAAATCAGCCGCCGGCGCGAACTCGGCATGAACACGAATTGGCGCCATGCGCTGGATGTGCGCCGTTCCCCGGCATTGCCGTCGATCGCGGTCATCGGCGTCATGCTGTTTGCGCTGTTCCTGTTGTGGCTGTACACCGCGCAATCGATCTACACCGGCCTGTTCGGCGACCAGCCGCCGGCCTCGATCGGCGCCTTTGTCCGCGACGTGCTGACGACGGGCAAGGGCTGGACCCTGATCCTGCTTGGCAATGCGGCCGGTCTTGTCTTTGCCGTGGTGGTGCTGGCCACAACGGTGATCGCCTTTCCTTTGCTGCTCGACCGCGATGTCGGTGCCGTCTCGGCAATCGAAACCTCGGCCCGGGCGGTGATGGCAAACCCGTTGCAGATGGCGCTGTGGGGCCTGCTGGTTGCCGTGCTTCTGGTGATCGGCTCGATCCCGCTGTTTGCCGGGCTGGCCGTGGTCATGCCGATCCTCGGCCATGCCACCTGGCACCTCTACCGCAAGGTGATCGAGCCGGCACAGATCCGGCCGATCCGCCGGCCGATGTAG
- a CDS encoding LysE family translocator, with amino-acid sequence MPDTANHIAFALVCLGMVLTPGPNMIYLISRSLSQGPKAGLISLGGVAVGFLFYVLSAAFGITALLLAVPYAYDALRFAGVVYLLWLAWQAVKPGGRSPFQVRDLPKDRPRKLFAMGLMTNLLNPKVAVLYLSLLPQFISIGKGHVLSQLLVLGATQISISLTVNAIIAVTAGSIATFLAGRPLWLVIQRWMMGGVLTALALKMATDAQR; translated from the coding sequence ATGCCCGATACCGCCAACCATATCGCCTTCGCGCTGGTCTGCCTCGGCATGGTGCTGACGCCAGGCCCGAACATGATCTACCTGATCTCGCGCTCGCTGTCGCAAGGGCCGAAGGCCGGACTGATCTCGCTTGGTGGGGTCGCGGTCGGCTTCCTGTTCTATGTGCTGTCGGCGGCGTTCGGCATCACGGCGCTGCTGCTCGCCGTGCCCTATGCCTACGACGCGCTGCGCTTTGCCGGCGTGGTTTATCTGCTGTGGCTTGCCTGGCAAGCAGTCAAGCCGGGCGGACGTTCGCCGTTCCAGGTGCGAGACCTGCCGAAGGACAGGCCGCGCAAGCTGTTCGCCATGGGGCTGATGACCAATCTGCTCAACCCCAAGGTGGCCGTTCTCTATCTGTCGCTGCTGCCGCAATTCATCAGCATCGGCAAAGGCCATGTACTGTCGCAGCTGTTGGTTCTGGGTGCGACGCAGATCTCAATCAGCCTGACCGTCAATGCCATCATCGCGGTGACGGCCGGTTCGATCGCCACCTTCCTTGCCGGACGGCCATTGTGGCTGGTCATCCAGCGCTGGATGATGGGAGGCGTGCTGACGGCGCTGGCGCTGAAGATGGCGACCGACGCGCAGCGCTGA